One genomic segment of Rhinopithecus roxellana isolate Shanxi Qingling chromosome 6, ASM756505v1, whole genome shotgun sequence includes these proteins:
- the LOC104676701 gene encoding cytochrome c oxidase assembly factor 1 homolog: protein MMWQKYPGSRQSIPLGIKVLFGGVFGAGGFALVYYLIQKLHSRGLYYKLAMEQLQSHPEAQEALGPPLNIHYLKLTDRENFVDIADAKLKIPVSGSKSEGLLYVRSSRGGLFQRWHLDEVFLELKDGQQIPVFKLSGENGDEVKKQ, encoded by the exons ATGATGTGGCAAAAG tatcCAGGAAGCAGGCAGTCAATTCCTCTGGGAATAAAGGTCCTTTTCGGCGGTGTGTTCGGTGCTGGGGGCTTTGCCCTTGTGTATTACCTCATACAAA AGCTTCATTCCAGGGGTTTATATTACAAGTTGGCAATGGAACAGCTGCAGAGCCATCCCGAGGCACAGGAAGCTCTGGGCCCTCCTCTCAACATCCATTATCTCAAGCTCACTGACAGGGAAAACTTCGTGGACATTGCTGATGCCAAG TTGAAGATTCCTGTCTCTGGATCCAAGTCAGAGGGCCTTCTCTACGTCCGCTCCTCCAGAGGTGGCCTCTTTCAGAG GTGGCACCTTGATGAGGTCTTTTTAGAGCTCAAGGATGGTCAGCAGATTCCTGTGTTCAAGCTCAGTGGGGAAAACGGTGATGAAGTGAAAAAGCAGTAG